The genomic stretch AAAACTGAGGCAGATTCCATGGTGGAACGCTTGCCACATCCGGATGGTTTCCGGCTGGTCCTGACACCCAATCGTTCCCTCAGCTGGCATGGCAATGTCCGGATCTGGGCCGCCCTGTTCGTGCTTTCAGCCCTTATCGCAACGGGCTTTACGCTGATGGGCGCCTGGGTGATTATTCCGTTTGCCGGGCTGGAGCTGATTGCGCTCGCTTGCGGCATCTACCTGACCTCGCGGGAGTGCCAGCGGCAGGAGGTGCTGTCCATCGACGACGAGGATATTCATCTGGAAAAAGGCAGAAAGCGCAAGCAGGCAGAGTGGACCCTTCCCACCCGTTATGCGCGGCTCAGGGTTGCCTCACCGCCGCACCCGTTCACACCGGCGAAGCTCTCTCTGACCCATCGGGATACCGAAGTATCAATTGGCGGCTTCCTGAACATCGAGGATACCGAAAAGCTGATTGGCATGCTTGAGAAGAACGGGTTGCTGATCGAACGCAAAGAGCCCGATCCGCAGATCGGGCTCTGGTTCTGAGACATGCTGGCTACTTGAGCGGGGGAGTCTGTTTTCGGGCCAGAACGTAGTAGACGAGAAGCGCAACGCCGCACACGATCATCACCCATCCCGCCCCTTCAGCCATCTGAGTATCGCCACTACCAAGGCCGATCACCACCACAATACCGATGATGATGCTGTACATCGCGGACAGAAAGAGAATGATCAGACTCTTGCGTGGCTCGCGCTTAACAACCGTTTTCGGATCTTCCATAGTCCATCCTCCCATTCGGTCGATGAGCAGGCAGACCATAATCAGGCCCGCCATTTGCAACGCTCTAGTCGGGAGTGTAGATCATTTTTTGCTCACACACGGCTTTCAAGCATAGCGAATACCACTTATCCGCTTTTCGGAATCGGTGCGTTTACTCGTAGCTGGCAGCGATTCTTTCGATCTCTCCAGCCTCACGAGCCTCGTCCAGAGCCTGCTGGAGATCCTCGATCACAGCCGGATCGGTATTGTTGCTGAATGCCAGATACATGGGCGTCTCCCGGAATACCAGCACCGGCTGCAGCCCGGTGATACCGTGCTCTTCCTCTGCCATCAGGGGGCCCACCAGGCCGTCGGTAACCCACAGGTCGGCCTGGCCGAGGGTGAGGCGACGAGTGTTCACATCACCTGAAACCCCCATCACCACGTTGAATCCCTGATCAACCAGGTACTCGGACATCACATCGCCCTTGTACCCGGCGATTCTCAGGTCTTTGGCTTCTTCCAGGGAGTCCAGAGAGATATCGGAGTCTGGCGCGGCAAACAACGTCCACTTGATTGATGCCAGGGGACCTACCCATTGAAACTGATCTTCCCGCTCGTCGGTGCGCGCGGTACAGAACAGACCATGATTTTCGCGATCCTGTACCCAGTTGTAGGCGTAACTCCAGTCCCGCATTTTCATCACGTAGTCATAGTCGACCCGGGACAGCATCGCCTTGACCATATCCGCACAGATGCCGGTTATGTCGTCTTCATTGTGGGCGAACCCTTTCCCGGTTTCAGAGGCATTATAGGGAGGGTAGTTTTCCGTAAAGATATACAGGCGCTCGGCCGCAAGGGCCGGGAGGCCAATGGCCGAAAGGGTCAACGCGATGAGGCCGGTTTTAATGCCTGTGATTAACTTCGAGGAGACCGGTGCAGTTTCTGTGGGCATTCTCTAGTCCTTTTCGACGATTCAGCTGGAACGGAAGTCAGGCGGCCGCATTGAGTGGCCATAAACCAGGGATATGATTGCAAAAGCGACACACTGGCATTTAATGTCAGCCTGCTTGGTTGATTATGCCAGCAAAACCCATGATTGCGCTTCCTGCAGAAAAAGTCAGTGACAAAACGTATCTGGAAAACCTGCCATCTTTCTGTGGAGCTCAGGTGCCACCAGAGATAACGTCTCCGGCGTCACCGTCGGCAGTACTGACAATCCTGTCACCAATCACACGCAGGCAGCCGCTCTTGCAGACTACGTTGAGAGGCGTTCTGGAGACCACATCCCCGTCGGCCGTAACGGTCTTAGGTTTGCCGGTGTGTACCAGGAAGCGTTGGCTCCTGATATGAACCAGCGTACTGGTGCGCCGAGGAGTCTGCCGGTTCAGGCGAACCATCAGAAACGTGAACAAAAGCTGAAGAATGGGGCGTGGCCGGACCGCGACAATAGCCAGCTGGCCATCGCTGACGGATGCCTTGGGAATCTCATTGCCACCGCCAAAAAAAGCGCCATTGGCCACCGCGATGGAAAGCCACCGGCCCTTCACGACGCCCCGATCGCAACGGATGGTTGCCCTGAAGCCTCGCTTCGCATTCAGCCGGCGTAATAATTCGACCACATAGCTGAAACGCCCGAAGAGCTTTTTTTCGGTACTGCGGGATTCTCGTGCAGGGAGGGTTCCCATGCCGACATGGGCAACGTTCAAAAACATACCGTCACCATAATCCGCGACATCCACCATTTGCGTTCGGCCGCTGGCAATCAACTTACACAGCGCTCCCGGCTGGTGGGGAAGCCCCAGATTCCGGGCAAAGTCGTTGGCTGTACCAGACGGCAGGACAGCAAGGGTGGCCCCCTTCTCCCGGCAAACGGCGGCGGCCCGGCTTACCGAACCGTCTCCGCCCGCGACTATAAGCGTGTCCCGGTCGTCGAGCCTGGTGCTCCAGTCGGATTCCTCAAAGTCACGGCATAGAGGATCGTGGATACCGGCAGTTGCCAGGTGCTCCAGCCAGAAGTCCCGGCCTCGCTCACCATCGCCAGCACCGGAATTGCATATCAGCCAATAAGCCATGGCGCTTGTCTCTGCTCCCCTGCTCCATCACAATCCTTTAGACCATTTCCTCACAATAATGAACAACAAGGCAAGCTCGATGGATTTTGTCAGAACCCCGGAAAAACGCTTTGAACGACTCCTGGATTACCCGTTTGAGCCCCACTACGTGGAGGTGGACGGGCTGCGTATGCACTACGTGGATGAAGGGCCGGCCGACGCAAGTCCCGTTCTGATGATGCATGGCGAACCTTCCTGGTCCTACCTCTACCGGCATATGATTCCGATCTGCGCGGCGGCCGGCCACCGGGTTATCGCCCCGGACCTGATCGGTTTCGGCAAGTCCGACAAACCCACGTCCCTTGACGACTATTCCTACCAGCAGCACATGGACTGGATGCAGTCGTTCCTCGATCAGCTCGGACTCACCAACATCACTCTGGTATGCCAGGATTGGGGCTCATTGCTGGGGCTGCGGCTGGCGGCGGAGAATCCTGAACGGTTCCTGGCCATTGTGGTGGGCAACGGCATGTTACCTACCGGCGATCAGAAAGCCCCGCCGGCGTTCAAGATCTGGAAGAATTTTGCCCTGCACAGTCCCTGGTTTCCCATTGCACGGATCATCAACACCGGCTCTTTCCGCAAGCTGGGGCCCGATGAAATGAGGGCCTACGACGCACCCTTCCCTGGCAAAAAGTACAAAGCCGGCGCCCGGGCCTTCCCCAGACTGGTGCCGATGCACCCGGACGATCCCGCCAGTGAGGCTAACCGGAACGCCTGGAAAGTGCTCGAACGTTGGGAAAAGCCGTTTCTGACCACCTTCAGCAATGGCGATCCGATCACCCGGGGCGGAGACGCCTATATGCAGAAGCGGATTCCAGGCGCAAAAGACCAGCCCCACGTAACCCTCAAGGGCGGTCATTTTCTTCAGGAAGATTCCCCCGTGCCCTTTGCCCGGGCCATCAATGATCTGCTCGCGACACTCTCCTGAGTGGTCTAGTCCCGAGCGTGGCAAATTCAATCCTGGCCTACCGGCACCCGCGGCCGGTAGTGCCAGGAAGACCAGCTGTACAGGCCCAGTGCAATCCAGATCACCACAAAGCTCGTCAGTTGGGCGTCACTCAAAGGCTCGCCGAACACGAGCAGGGCAATAAAGAACTGCAGGGTGGGATTGATGTACATCAGGAAGCCGACGGTCGCCAACCGCAGGCGCCGGGCGGCACCGGCAAAAAGTAGCAGCGGAATGGCTGTCACAATGCCGCTGGCCATCAGCAGGCTGCCAATGTAGGCACTGTCGCTGAAGTGCGACATACCCTCGCTCGCCAGCCATCCAAAGGTCAGCAGGCCAACCGGCAATAGCAACATGGTTTCAACGAACAGGCCGGAAAGCCCATCGAGCAACACCTGTTTTCGAACGAGGCCATAAGTACCGAAACTCATGGCAAGGGCGAGTGAAATCCACGGCAGTTCACCAAGCATCGCAAGCTGGATCAGAATACCAACGCCTGCGAGCACCACCGCAGCCATCTGCCACGGCCCCATGCGTTCGCGAAGCACGAGCATGCCCAGGGCGACATTCACCAGTGGCGTCAGGAAATAGCCCAGGCTGGCCTGGAGAACATGGCGGGTTTCCACGGAATAAATGTAGATGCCCCAGTTGGCGGCAATGAGCAGCGCACAGGCAAGAACGCGCCAGAGCTGCTTCGGATTCGCCAATGCCGCTCTCACAGCAGGCCAGCGACGGAGGCCACTTATGACCACAGCGAGAAAAACACAGGACCAGATGATCCGGTGAATCAAGATTTCAAAGGCCGGCACACCCTCAAACAGGGCAAAGAACAGAGGAAAACAGCCCCAGATCGTGTAGGCACTCAGGCCATACCAGACCCCTTTGGTCGCATCCGTCATGTATTAGCCACTCCCGGACACCCTTCCTAGGCTGGTTTTTTCTGGGTGGCAACCAGAGCCACACCAACGATAGCGATGAGCCCGCCTGTCATTGCCAGTCCTCCAAGGCGCTCATCGAACAGCAGATACGCTTCCAGCGCGGTAACCGGAGGCACCAGGTAGAACAGGCTGGCCACCTGGGAAGCAGCACCCTGGCGTATCAGCCACATCAGAAGAAGGACGGCGCCGGTGGATAACCCAATCACAAGCCAGGCCATGGACAACTGCAACTGCAGGCTCCACTCAACCTCGCGGGTTTCGAGGGCGAAGGCTCCAATGGCAAACAGGGCGGCCGCTGCCGCAAATTGGATCAGCGTGCCGGCCACCAGATCCGCGCTGGCGCCGAAGCGCTTCTGGTAGACCGTGCCCATGGAAATTCCAGCGAGGGCAAAACCCGCCCAAAGCAGGCTCCAGGGAGAAAAGCCGGAGGCCTGACCACTCATACCGAACTTCTCGAGGAGGACAAGCGCGACACCGACCAGCCCCAGTATAAGTCCAATCCACTGACGTCCGCTGACTGTTTCCTTGAGGATTGCCACCGCCGCCGCAGCCGTCACCAGGGGTTGCAGCCCCACAATCAGGGAAACAATTCCGGACGCCATGCCATCCTGAATCGCGTAGTAGACACCGCCCAGATAGCAGCCATGCACCAACATCCCGGTAACCGCAAGGTGTCCGGCACCTCGCCAGCCCGGCCAGCGGGTTTTCATGACCCAGGCCAGGGCTCCAAGCACCACCAGTGTCAGCAGCATGCGGATCAGCAGCAGCGTAAACGGCTCCGCAAAGGGCAGACCGTACTTGGCGCCGATAAAACCAGTACTCCACAGCCAGACGAACAGCGCGGGCACGAAAAACGAGTAAAACAGTGAGCGCATGAAACTCAACCGGATTCGATGTATTTGTCAGTCAGCTTACTTTATAAGTTAGCAGGCAAACAAAACAGATACAGAAATCCGGTTTCGTGACCAGTACAGTTTGTCAGGCACGGGTCTCCGGCAGCCTTACTTCGATAGCCGGCTCGGAATCGTGCCAGTTACCCTCCCAGGTGACTTCGGGTGCTGCGCCCGGCCGGGGCGTAATGGTGACGGACACGGATCCGAAACTGGTCGGTGCCGGCCCGAAGCGGATTGGTTTGTCCTGCTCCAGCCACCGTGGAGGGATACCAGCTCCGAGAATGAGACGATCTCCCTCCTCCCGGACAAAGCAGTTGCGGACCATCAACACCCACTCGGCCGACGCCCAGACATGGTGACCATCGCCCATACAGCCGCCCTCGGTCGCCGGATGAATGGCTTCCGGCCATTGCCCGGTGGGCGATGCCAGGCCAGCCACCGCATCCACCAGATCCAGGAATCGAGCATCGCCCGCACGCAGGAGGACCTGAGCCACGTGCAGGGTGAGGTAGGCGTTAAGACCCGAGTGAATCATGTCCTGATAGAACGCCCCTTTCACAAAGCATTTTTCGAGGAGGAATTCGGCACAGTCCAGCAACCTGGGATCATCCGGCTCACACAGCTGGGTCGGATAACCCATCGCCAGTGAGCCAATGGCGCCCGCATCCAGACGGCGATAGGGCGAGGCCGGCATTCCCGGTCGCTTGAGTCGCTGCTCGCAGGTTGCCAGACTGCGATCCACCGTCTGGCTGAACTCTTGGGCACCGGCGCCAAAATGCTCGCTGGTTTCCCGGTCAATCGGGGCAAACAGTGATTCGGCGGCCTTCAGGCCGGCGATGCCCCAGAAGTCGTCCCAGTAGTAATAATCATTGGGCCCCAGGTGTTCGGCGCTGAATCCGGCGGGCAAAAGGCCAGCGTGAGGCCCTTCGATATTTTCACTCAGGCGTTTATTCTCGATCCAGCGAGCGCCCTTGCGCACCGGCTCTTGCCACTCCCGGTGCAGAGGTCGACCAGTAAGCTCATGGAACCGCCTCAGAATCCAGAGCACTTCTCCATTGGCATCCCATTCCCCTTCCTGCGAGCGGAAATAGCCGTTTTTCAGTTGCCGCGCCGGGAACTGGTAGAGCGCCCGCTCAGCGCGATCTGTCAGACCTGCACAGAGCAAGGCATGGATAATGAACGCGGCATCGCGAAACCAGAAACGCTTGTAGGTATAGGGCCCGGGGTACACATCTTCCGGAGAGTGCAGCACCAGGGAATTCAGGGCGGCGTCATAGAGGAACTGCCAGTTTTCGTCGGGGCACTCCAGGCGGGCATGGCCATGAAGGGCGGCCGCCCAGCCGTCAGAGCGAATGACTGGCGCCGACTCATCCTGCAGCGGCACTCTGAGCCTGAGCTCCGACTCCTCACCTGCTTCGACCCGGAACAGGGCCGCTGCGGTGACCATGCCGACGTCGCACTGCCCTTCGCTCTGGTCTTCCTTGTCCTGCAAGTGAATCCGAACATCACCCTCGCGATAGTTCGACACATGATGACGCTCTGCCGGGCGACTGAAAAACACCGCCTGCTTGCCATCTACGGTCCAGGCGTCTCTCTGCTCGGACAGCCGGACCTTGTTGATAAAGCTGATTCCTTCAGGATTGGCGGGGCGCAAGGATA from Marinobacter adhaerens HP15 encodes the following:
- a CDS encoding DUF2244 domain-containing protein, translated to MVERLPHPDGFRLVLTPNRSLSWHGNVRIWAALFVLSALIATGFTLMGAWVIIPFAGLELIALACGIYLTSRECQRQEVLSIDDEDIHLEKGRKRKQAEWTLPTRYARLRVASPPHPFTPAKLSLTHRDTEVSIGGFLNIEDTEKLIGMLEKNGLLIERKEPDPQIGLWF
- a CDS encoding substrate-binding periplasmic protein codes for the protein MPTETAPVSSKLITGIKTGLIALTLSAIGLPALAAERLYIFTENYPPYNASETGKGFAHNEDDITGICADMVKAMLSRVDYDYVMKMRDWSYAYNWVQDRENHGLFCTARTDEREDQFQWVGPLASIKWTLFAAPDSDISLDSLEEAKDLRIAGYKGDVMSEYLVDQGFNVVMGVSGDVNTRRLTLGQADLWVTDGLVGPLMAEEEHGITGLQPVLVFRETPMYLAFSNNTDPAVIEDLQQALDEAREAGEIERIAASYE
- a CDS encoding diacylglycerol/lipid kinase family protein gives rise to the protein MAYWLICNSGAGDGERGRDFWLEHLATAGIHDPLCRDFEESDWSTRLDDRDTLIVAGGDGSVSRAAAVCREKGATLAVLPSGTANDFARNLGLPHQPGALCKLIASGRTQMVDVADYGDGMFLNVAHVGMGTLPARESRSTEKKLFGRFSYVVELLRRLNAKRGFRATIRCDRGVVKGRWLSIAVANGAFFGGGNEIPKASVSDGQLAIVAVRPRPILQLLFTFLMVRLNRQTPRRTSTLVHIRSQRFLVHTGKPKTVTADGDVVSRTPLNVVCKSGCLRVIGDRIVSTADGDAGDVISGGT
- a CDS encoding haloalkane dehalogenase, translated to MDFVRTPEKRFERLLDYPFEPHYVEVDGLRMHYVDEGPADASPVLMMHGEPSWSYLYRHMIPICAAAGHRVIAPDLIGFGKSDKPTSLDDYSYQQHMDWMQSFLDQLGLTNITLVCQDWGSLLGLRLAAENPERFLAIVVGNGMLPTGDQKAPPAFKIWKNFALHSPWFPIARIINTGSFRKLGPDEMRAYDAPFPGKKYKAGARAFPRLVPMHPDDPASEANRNAWKVLERWEKPFLTTFSNGDPITRGGDAYMQKRIPGAKDQPHVTLKGGHFLQEDSPVPFARAINDLLATLS
- the rarD gene encoding EamA family transporter RarD produces the protein MTDATKGVWYGLSAYTIWGCFPLFFALFEGVPAFEILIHRIIWSCVFLAVVISGLRRWPAVRAALANPKQLWRVLACALLIAANWGIYIYSVETRHVLQASLGYFLTPLVNVALGMLVLRERMGPWQMAAVVLAGVGILIQLAMLGELPWISLALAMSFGTYGLVRKQVLLDGLSGLFVETMLLLPVGLLTFGWLASEGMSHFSDSAYIGSLLMASGIVTAIPLLLFAGAARRLRLATVGFLMYINPTLQFFIALLVFGEPLSDAQLTSFVVIWIALGLYSWSSWHYRPRVPVGQD
- a CDS encoding DMT family transporter is translated as MRSLFYSFFVPALFVWLWSTGFIGAKYGLPFAEPFTLLLIRMLLTLVVLGALAWVMKTRWPGWRGAGHLAVTGMLVHGCYLGGVYYAIQDGMASGIVSLIVGLQPLVTAAAAVAILKETVSGRQWIGLILGLVGVALVLLEKFGMSGQASGFSPWSLLWAGFALAGISMGTVYQKRFGASADLVAGTLIQFAAAAALFAIGAFALETREVEWSLQLQLSMAWLVIGLSTGAVLLLMWLIRQGAASQVASLFYLVPPVTALEAYLLFDERLGGLAMTGGLIAIVGVALVATQKKPA